TTACTCCGAAGCTCCCTGACGAAAACCAGTCTCCTTCATCTGAGAATGTGGAACCACAGAAAGAGGATATTCAGTACGTTGAACAGGACAAAAATAACAAGCCCTCCGACCGTGTAGTGAGTGCACATGACCCAGAAGTACGTGTTGGGCACAAGTCCAAAAAGCTGGCGTTTATTGGCGATAAGACACAAGTCGTGGAGTCGGCCAACTCTCACCTAGTCCTCAATGCGGAGCCTATCCCTGGTAATGAAGTAGATGGAATTGCACTGGAGTCGGTTGTAAAGGCTGTGGTGGATGAGTTCGACAAGCGTCCCAAGGAAGTAGTGGCAGACTCAGCTTACGGAAATGCTGAGAATCGCGACAAGCTCTCCAAGGAACTACATATCCTTCTAACGGCACCGTTGCCCAAATTCACGAACCCGTCCGGAAAGGCATTTCGAGCTGAAGACTTCACATACATACCGGAACGTGACGTGGTCGTGTGTCCTGGTGGGTACACGTCAGTCCGAAAGAACCACATTAAGCAATCTAAGGGTACACAACATGGATTTGCTGAAGAGGATTGCACAGCATGCCCTTTACGTGCGCAGTGCACCGACCATGCAAAGGGACGTACTGTGTTCGTGAGTGACTACTGGGAACTGATTCAGGAGGCAAAGAAGTACAATGCGAGCCAGGAGGGTCAAGAGGCACTTCGAGCTCGATACGAAATTGAACGCACCAATAACGAAATGAAACGTCACCACGGACTCGGAAAGCCCCGAACCCGTGGTCGTAGCAAGTTGCGGATCGACGTTAAGATTACCTCTATGGTGGTCAATGTAAAGGTAATGGTGAAGGAGTTATTGAACCGAGGTAAGCCGTTAGAGGCCCCCGTCTGCCTCTAAAGTGGAAAAGGAAGCAAAAATGGAGGAATTGAGCGTGGGAAACCCAAGGTTAGCAACCAAAATTCAACCATTTGTATCCAATTACCTTCAAAAAATTCCCTAACAAAGGAAAACAGGAGCCTTACGGCTCCTGTTAATAGACACTCTCTGTCAGCGCGTTATCCTCTGAACCGGATCGACATAACCATCTCACGCGACGCTATTTGCCGCTGCGGAGACCGTAACGCTTCCACAACGCGTTATCATCCGACCGGCTGAGTAGACGGAGAGGGAATAACGCGTTTTCGGCGCGTTATCGTTGTCCTGGCTGGTGCCCCCATCGGACTCTCCTCAAAACCCCTTCCACTCACCCCCTTACACCGCAGGGGAACCTTCGGTATGGTGTCCTGATTTCTTGTATACTTAAGATATGCGCGAGGCGCACGCCTAGAAATGGACGCGTTCATGAACCTGAAAAGGAGGCACTACGAAATGGTGAAGAGTCTCACTGATTACACAACGCTCAACAACGGGGTCAAGATGCCCTGGTTTGGCCTTGGTGTCTACAAGACCGAGGAAGGTGAAGAGGTCATCCATTCTGTCCGTACTGCCTTGGAATACGGTTACCGCAGCATCGACACCGCCAAACTGTACGCAAACGAGGAAGGCGTTGGCAAAGCCATTCGTGAATCAGGAGTTCCCCGTGAAGAGATTTTCGTTACGACAAAGTTGTGGAACACAGACCAAGGCTATGACAGCACGCTTGACGCCTTTGAAGCCAGTCGCAGGCGGCTCGGACTTGAGTACTTGGACTTGTATCTCATCCACTGGCCGGGTCAGTCCAAGTTCAAGGAGACGTGGAAGGCTTTCGAGAAGCTGTATAAGGACGGTCTCGTGCGTGCCATTGGCGTCAGCAATTTCCATGTACACCACCTGCAGTCGTTGTTGGCGGATGCAGAAATTGTTCCAGCGGTCAATCAAATTGAGTTTCACCCGCGGCTGACCCAAGTGGAAGTTCGCGAGTTCTGTCAGTCGCGTGATATCCAAGTGGAAGCATGGAGCCCACTGATGCGCGGAAAACTCTTGGACAACCCAACCGTTACCCGCATTGCAGAAGCGCATGGCAAGTCCCCCGCGCAAGTCATTTTGCGTTGGGATCTCGATCACGCCGTCGTCACCATCCCGAAATCCACCCACGCGAATCGCATCCAGGAAAACGCGGATGTGTTTGATTTCTCCCTCAATGACGATGAAATCGCAGCTCTGGATGCACTGAACACAAATGAGCGAACCGGCCCGAACCCAGACGAGCTCATGTTCTAAACCGACAACGTGAACTATTGTTCTAAGGTGAATGGAGGTCGTTCCCCATCTGGAAGAAGAATCGGTTGACCAGTCTTTTGCAGATAGAGACCCCGATTATTCAAGCACCGATGGCGGGTGGGGCTACCACGCCAGAACTAGTGGCTGCAGTGTCTAACGCGGGCGGGCTCGGCTCCCTCGGTGCCGGGTACATGAAACCAGACGACATTCGGTCTGCGATTTCTGACATCCGGGTACTGACGAACCGCCCGTTTGCCATCAACTTGTTTATTCCCGGTCCAGTCATAGCGAATGAACGGGCTGTAGAAGCGATGGTGAAATTCCTTCAGCCGAAAGTGCCATCTCCGGAAGCTGCTCCGCAAATGCCAAGCAAGCTCCAGAGTACCGATGAGTGGCAGCGTGACTTCGAAGCTCAACTCGCCGTCGTTTTGGAAGAAAAAGTGCCTGTTTTTAGTTTCACGTTTGGTTGTGTAAGTACTGAGGTCATACGTGAACTGCACAAAAACGGTACGGTCGTCATCGGAACCGCTACAACTGTCGAAGAAGCTGTTTTTCTCGAGGCCGCTGAAGTCGACGCCGTCGTAGCGCAAGGCAGCGAAGCCGGGGGGCACCGAGGGTCATTCCTGGTGCCTCAGGCAATACCTCAGGCAATACCTCAGGCAATACCTCAGGCAATACCTCAAGCGACACCGTTCATGGAACTAAGGGCTCTTGTGGCGCAAACCGCTGAAACGATTCAAATTCCCATTATCGCTTCAGGCGGCATCATGAACGGGGGCGCAATCGCGGATAACCTGGCACGAGGGGCATTCGGGGTGCAACTAGGCACTGCGTTCCTTACCACTGACGAGAGCGGTGCACACCCCAAGTACAAGGAAGCACTGTTGCGCACGAAAACGGACACGACCGTCATGACGCGGGCTTTCTCAGGCAAATGGGCACGCGGCATGCGCAATGAGTTCATCCATCTTTTGGAGACCTATGAAGGAAACATCCCAGATTATCCGATACAGAACGCTTTGACCCGGACAGTTCGCAACTGGGCCGCAAAAACAAATCGACCAGAGTACATGTCACTCTGGTCGGGTCAGGCAGCACATCTTTGTCGATGTATGCCCGCTAGTCAACTCGTTTTGACATTAGTGGAAGAGACAGAGGCGGCCCTTGCAAGTTTGGGATAAATCCTCAGACTACCAAGAAATTCATATGGCTGCTACGTTGCTTGTGCCCGACCGGTGCTTTACTGATGCCCTCAATGTGCGGTGTTTTTCCATCAC
The Alicyclobacillus curvatus genome window above contains:
- a CDS encoding transposase, which codes for MNGVKYKNFEQASFEDIMVYSVIPPHPFWDAVANYIDFSFADKLCAPLYSPIGQHPYAPSLKLKIHLVQRYYNISDREMELKIVGDIFIKRFLGVPISLAKFDHSTIALDRSRLGADIFHACHVNILAQALNLGMWGQDDDRWLVDAFHTHANVATPSVYELIQQAAQKLVRYLKRHNPARYEKLKENMDVGAFFRKLKREVQGSERNLAFSNLCVLAFSLVAWLERADTDDMDTQWKNDNEQETAKQQREVLLRILRENVTPKLPDENQSPSSENVEPQKEDIQYVEQDKNNKPSDRVVSAHDPEVRVGHKSKKLAFIGDKTQVVESANSHLVLNAEPIPGNEVDGIALESVVKAVVDEFDKRPKEVVADSAYGNAENRDKLSKELHILLTAPLPKFTNPSGKAFRAEDFTYIPERDVVVCPGGYTSVRKNHIKQSKGTQHGFAEEDCTACPLRAQCTDHAKGRTVFVSDYWELIQEAKKYNASQEGQEALRARYEIERTNNEMKRHHGLGKPRTRGRSKLRIDVKITSMVVNVKVMVKELLNRGKPLEAPVCL
- a CDS encoding aldo/keto reductase, which translates into the protein MVKSLTDYTTLNNGVKMPWFGLGVYKTEEGEEVIHSVRTALEYGYRSIDTAKLYANEEGVGKAIRESGVPREEIFVTTKLWNTDQGYDSTLDAFEASRRRLGLEYLDLYLIHWPGQSKFKETWKAFEKLYKDGLVRAIGVSNFHVHHLQSLLADAEIVPAVNQIEFHPRLTQVEVREFCQSRDIQVEAWSPLMRGKLLDNPTVTRIAEAHGKSPAQVILRWDLDHAVVTIPKSTHANRIQENADVFDFSLNDDEIAALDALNTNERTGPNPDELMF
- a CDS encoding nitronate monooxygenase, with protein sequence MWKKNRLTSLLQIETPIIQAPMAGGATTPELVAAVSNAGGLGSLGAGYMKPDDIRSAISDIRVLTNRPFAINLFIPGPVIANERAVEAMVKFLQPKVPSPEAAPQMPSKLQSTDEWQRDFEAQLAVVLEEKVPVFSFTFGCVSTEVIRELHKNGTVVIGTATTVEEAVFLEAAEVDAVVAQGSEAGGHRGSFLVPQAIPQAIPQAIPQAIPQATPFMELRALVAQTAETIQIPIIASGGIMNGGAIADNLARGAFGVQLGTAFLTTDESGAHPKYKEALLRTKTDTTVMTRAFSGKWARGMRNEFIHLLETYEGNIPDYPIQNALTRTVRNWAAKTNRPEYMSLWSGQAAHLCRCMPASQLVLTLVEETEAALASLG